The Mycobacterium seoulense genome has a window encoding:
- a CDS encoding acyl-CoA carboxylase subunit epsilon — MSEKNGSAATETAPEAHEPREAHEPHLHILKGHPTDDELAALVTALGLIGGGVPEPTEPEPTRWGLPVDRLRFAMSNYQRLTMQQMTHMKR, encoded by the coding sequence GTGAGCGAGAAGAACGGTTCCGCGGCAACCGAAACCGCGCCCGAGGCACACGAGCCGCGCGAGGCGCACGAGCCGCACCTCCACATCCTCAAGGGGCACCCCACCGACGATGAGCTGGCCGCGCTGGTCACCGCGCTCGGCCTGATCGGCGGCGGCGTCCCCGAGCCCACCGAGCCCGAGCCCACCCGCTGGGGCCTGCCGGTGGACCGGCTGCGGTTCGCGATGTCCAACTACCAGCGGCTCACCATGCAGCAAATGACACACATGAAGCGTTGA
- a CDS encoding 5-(carboxyamino)imidazole ribonucleotide synthase, with translation MMAVPSTRPPGPVPAVSPLVAMVGGGQLARMTHQAAIALGQTLRVLATAADESAAQVTPDVVIGSHTDLEDLRRVAAGAHVLTFDHEHVPAELLDKLVAEGVNVAPPPQALVHAQDKLVMRRRLEALGVPVPSYAEIRSLDELDAFAHRIAGPVVVKAVRGGYDGRGVRMARDPVHAREIAATFLADEVPVMAEQQVNLRRELSALVARSPFGQGAAWPVVETVQRDGICVQVIAPAPGLPDDVAAAAQQLALRLAADLGVVGVLAVELFETTDGALLVNELAMRPHNSGHWTMDGSRTGQFEQHLRAVLDYPLGDTDAVAPVTVMANVLGAPQRPAMTIDERLHHLFARMPDARVHLYGKEERPGRKVGHINFLGTDMAGVAALRERAGLAAHWLANGQWTDGWDPHD, from the coding sequence ATGATGGCCGTGCCGAGTACACGCCCGCCGGGGCCCGTTCCCGCAGTATCGCCGTTGGTCGCCATGGTCGGCGGCGGTCAACTGGCCCGGATGACCCACCAGGCCGCGATCGCCCTCGGGCAGACCCTGCGGGTGCTGGCCACCGCCGCCGACGAGTCGGCCGCGCAGGTCACCCCCGACGTCGTGATCGGCTCGCATACCGACCTGGAAGACCTGCGCCGGGTCGCGGCCGGCGCCCACGTGCTGACGTTCGACCACGAGCACGTGCCGGCCGAGCTGCTGGACAAGCTGGTCGCCGAAGGCGTCAACGTCGCGCCGCCGCCGCAGGCGCTGGTGCACGCCCAGGACAAGCTGGTCATGCGCCGGCGGCTGGAGGCGCTGGGCGTTCCCGTGCCCAGCTATGCGGAGATCCGCAGCCTCGACGAGCTCGATGCCTTCGCGCACCGCATCGCCGGTCCCGTCGTCGTGAAGGCGGTCCGCGGCGGTTACGACGGGCGCGGGGTGCGGATGGCGCGCGACCCGGTGCACGCCCGTGAGATCGCGGCGACTTTCCTGGCCGACGAGGTGCCGGTGATGGCCGAGCAGCAGGTGAACCTGCGGCGCGAACTGTCGGCGCTGGTGGCGCGGTCCCCGTTCGGCCAGGGCGCGGCGTGGCCGGTCGTCGAGACCGTGCAGCGAGACGGGATCTGCGTGCAGGTGATCGCGCCCGCGCCCGGGCTGCCCGACGACGTGGCGGCGGCCGCCCAGCAGCTGGCCTTGCGCTTGGCCGCCGACCTGGGCGTGGTCGGGGTGCTCGCCGTCGAGCTCTTCGAGACCACCGACGGCGCCCTGCTGGTCAACGAGCTCGCGATGCGGCCGCACAACTCCGGGCACTGGACCATGGACGGGTCGCGCACCGGTCAGTTCGAGCAGCATCTGCGCGCGGTGCTGGACTATCCGCTCGGCGACACCGACGCCGTCGCGCCGGTGACGGTGATGGCCAACGTGCTCGGCGCCCCGCAGCGGCCGGCGATGACGATCGACGAGCGGCTGCACCACCTGTTCGCGCGGATGCCCGACGCCCGGGTTCACCTGTACGGCAAGGAGGAACGCCCCGGTCGCAAGGTCGGGCACATCAACTTCCTGGGGACCGACATGGCGGGGGTGGCCGCGCTGCGGGAGCGCGCCGGGCTGGCGGCACACTGGTTGGCGAACGGGCAGTGGACGGACGGATGGGATCCGCATGACTAG
- a CDS encoding response regulator: MTSAGRAIDILLVEDDPGDELITREAFEHNKLQNRLHVAHDGEEGLDYLYRRGQFSDAPRPDLILLDLNLPKYDGRQLLEKIKSDPDLARIPVVVLTTSSAEEDILRSYKLHANAYVTKPVDLDQFMKAVRQIDEFFVQVVRLPSL, from the coding sequence ATGACATCGGCCGGTAGAGCCATCGACATCCTGCTCGTCGAAGACGACCCGGGAGACGAGCTCATCACGCGGGAAGCGTTCGAGCACAACAAACTTCAGAACCGGCTGCACGTCGCGCACGACGGGGAGGAGGGCCTCGACTACCTTTATCGGCGCGGCCAGTTCTCCGACGCGCCGCGGCCCGACCTGATCCTGCTGGACCTCAACCTGCCGAAGTACGACGGCCGCCAGCTGCTGGAGAAGATCAAGTCCGACCCGGACCTGGCCCGCATCCCGGTCGTCGTGCTGACCACCTCCTCGGCGGAGGAGGACATCCTGCGCAGCTACAAGCTGCACGCCAACGCCTATGTGACCAAGCCGGTCGACCTGGACCAGTTCATGAAGGCGGTCCGGCAGATCGACGAGTTCTTCGTCCAGGTGGTGCGCCTGCCGAGCCTGTGA
- a CDS encoding Maf family protein, whose translation MTRLVLASASSGRRKVLRQAGADPLVVVSGVDEDAVIAGLAPGAEPAEVVCALAAAKAERVAGELDGAVAADCVVLGCDSMLHLDGELCGKPGSADAAMAQWRGMAGRSGRLHTGHCLLRLSGGAITGREAESACTTVHFADPSDADLRAYVAGGEPLHVAGGFTLDGLGGWFVDGIDGDPSNVIGVSLPLLRSMLGRVGLSVAALWAANRATDIPET comes from the coding sequence TTGACCCGCCTGGTCCTCGCGTCGGCCTCGTCGGGCCGCCGCAAGGTGCTGCGCCAGGCCGGCGCCGATCCGCTGGTCGTGGTCTCCGGTGTGGACGAGGACGCCGTCATCGCCGGGCTCGCTCCCGGCGCCGAACCGGCCGAGGTGGTGTGCGCGCTGGCCGCCGCGAAGGCCGAACGGGTGGCGGGCGAGCTGGACGGCGCCGTCGCGGCGGATTGCGTTGTGCTCGGCTGCGATTCGATGCTGCACCTCGACGGCGAACTGTGCGGCAAGCCCGGCTCGGCCGACGCGGCGATGGCCCAGTGGCGGGGCATGGCCGGCCGGTCGGGCCGGCTGCACACCGGGCACTGCCTGTTGCGGCTGAGCGGCGGCGCGATCACCGGCCGCGAAGCGGAATCGGCCTGCACCACAGTGCATTTCGCCGACCCCTCCGACGCGGACCTGCGGGCTTACGTCGCCGGCGGCGAGCCGCTGCACGTCGCCGGCGGGTTCACCCTCGACGGGCTGGGCGGCTGGTTCGTCGACGGGATCGACGGCGACCCGTCGAACGTGATCGGCGTCAGCCTGCCGCTGCTGCGGTCGATGTTGGGCCGCGTCGGCCTGTCGGTCGCCGCGTTGTGGGCGGCTAACCGGGCAACCGACATCCCCGAGACTTGA
- a CDS encoding acyl-CoA dehydrogenase — protein sequence MAGWAGDPTFDLFQLPEEHQELRAAIRALAEKEIAPHAADVDENSRFPDEALEALNASGFNAVHVPEEYGGQGADSVAACIVIEEVARVDASASLIPAVNKLGTMGLILRGSDELKKQVLPSIADGSAMASYALSEREAGSDAASMRTRAKADGDDWILNGAKCWITNGGKSSWYTVMAVTDPDKGANGISSFMVHADDEGFTVGPKEKKLGIKGSPTTELYFENCRIPGDRIIGEPGTGFKTALATLDHTRPTIGAQAVGIAQGALDAAIAYTKDRKQFGRPVSDNQGVQFMLADMAMKLESARLMVYHAAARAERGESNLGFISAASKCWASDVAMEVTTDAVQLFGGAGYTVDFPVERMMRDAKITQIYEGTNQIQRVVMSRALLR from the coding sequence ATGGCTGGTTGGGCCGGAGACCCCACGTTCGATCTGTTCCAGTTGCCCGAGGAACACCAGGAACTGCGGGCCGCGATCCGCGCGCTGGCGGAGAAGGAGATCGCCCCGCACGCCGCCGATGTGGACGAGAATTCGCGGTTCCCGGACGAGGCGCTCGAGGCGTTGAACGCCTCGGGGTTCAACGCGGTGCACGTGCCCGAGGAGTACGGCGGCCAGGGCGCCGATTCGGTGGCGGCGTGCATCGTGATCGAGGAGGTCGCCCGCGTCGACGCGTCGGCGTCGCTGATCCCCGCGGTGAACAAGCTGGGCACGATGGGGCTGATCCTGCGCGGGTCCGACGAGCTCAAGAAGCAGGTGCTGCCGTCGATCGCCGACGGCTCCGCGATGGCCTCCTATGCGCTCTCCGAACGGGAAGCCGGCAGCGACGCCGCCTCCATGCGCACCCGCGCCAAGGCCGACGGTGACGACTGGATCCTCAACGGCGCGAAGTGCTGGATCACCAACGGCGGCAAGTCGTCCTGGTACACGGTCATGGCGGTCACCGACCCGGACAAGGGCGCCAACGGCATCTCGTCGTTCATGGTGCACGCCGACGACGAGGGTTTCACCGTCGGCCCCAAGGAGAAGAAGCTGGGCATCAAGGGCTCGCCGACCACCGAGCTGTACTTCGAGAACTGCCGCATCCCGGGCGACCGGATCATCGGCGAGCCCGGCACCGGTTTCAAGACCGCGCTGGCGACCCTGGACCACACCCGGCCCACGATCGGCGCCCAGGCGGTGGGCATCGCCCAGGGCGCGCTGGACGCCGCGATCGCCTACACCAAGGACCGCAAGCAGTTCGGCCGCCCGGTCAGCGACAACCAGGGTGTGCAGTTCATGCTCGCCGACATGGCGATGAAGCTGGAGTCCGCCCGGCTGATGGTCTACCACGCGGCCGCGCGCGCCGAACGTGGCGAATCCAACCTGGGCTTCATCTCCGCGGCGTCCAAGTGCTGGGCCTCCGACGTCGCGATGGAAGTGACCACCGACGCGGTGCAGCTCTTCGGCGGCGCCGGCTACACCGTCGACTTCCCGGTCGAGCGGATGATGCGCGACGCCAAGATCACCCAGATCTATGAGGGCACCAATCAGATTCAGCGCGTGGTCATGTCGCGGGCGTTGCTGCGCTGA
- a CDS encoding biotin--[acetyl-CoA-carboxylase] ligase, whose product MMATDELRAPLDAAALRAELIGTGLGWRRLDVVEQTGSTNADLLAQATSGTDVAGAVLIAEHQTAGRGRHGRDWSATPRAQITMSVGVSIVDVPTAGWGWLPLATGVAVVDTVAPLLEGVRVGLKWPNDVLAGPPDSPGKLAGILAEVAKPVVVIGLGLNVFQAPDGIVGATSLLDLGVPAPDRTRLVCGLLSELGRRIVAWRAARGADWALAADYRARSLTIGNRVRAHLPGGKEVVGLASAVDDQGRLCIETGGQTVVVSAGDVVHLR is encoded by the coding sequence GTGATGGCCACCGATGAGCTCCGGGCGCCGCTGGACGCGGCCGCGCTGCGCGCCGAACTGATCGGCACCGGGCTGGGCTGGCGCCGGCTGGACGTCGTCGAACAGACCGGCTCCACCAACGCAGACCTGCTCGCGCAGGCGACGTCGGGGACCGACGTGGCCGGCGCCGTGCTGATCGCCGAGCACCAGACCGCCGGCCGCGGGCGGCACGGCCGCGACTGGTCGGCCACCCCGCGGGCCCAGATCACGATGTCGGTCGGCGTCAGCATCGTCGACGTGCCGACCGCGGGGTGGGGGTGGCTGCCCCTGGCCACCGGGGTGGCGGTGGTCGACACGGTCGCCCCGCTGCTCGAGGGGGTTCGGGTGGGGCTCAAGTGGCCCAACGACGTGCTGGCGGGTCCCCCGGATTCGCCGGGCAAGCTGGCGGGCATCCTCGCCGAGGTGGCCAAGCCGGTGGTGGTGATCGGCCTGGGGCTCAACGTATTCCAGGCCCCTGATGGCATCGTGGGGGCCACCTCGCTGCTCGACCTGGGCGTGCCGGCGCCCGACCGCACCCGGCTGGTGTGCGGCCTGCTGTCCGAGCTCGGCCGGCGGATCGTGGCCTGGCGCGCCGCGCGCGGGGCCGACTGGGCGCTGGCGGCCGACTACCGGGCGCGCAGCCTGACCATCGGCAACCGGGTGCGCGCCCACCTGCCCGGCGGCAAGGAGGTCGTCGGCCTGGCGAGCGCCGTCGACGACCAGGGCAGGCTGTGCATCGAGACCGGGGGACAGACCGTCGTCGTTTCCGCCGGTGACGTGGTGCATTTGCGGTAG
- a CDS encoding GtrA family protein produces MPFAEAAIERLPGFIQPYLLRHHELIKFAIVGGTTFVIDSAIFYTLKLTILDYKPVTAKVIAGIVAVIASYVLNREWSFRDRGGRERHHEALLFFAFSGVGVLLSMAPLWFSSYVLQLREPTVSLTVENIADFISAYVIGNLLQMAFRFWAFRRWVFPDEFARNPDKALESALTAGGIAEMLEDEIEGGNVTPLRAWRNRRGRLTQLGDSSEPRVSKTS; encoded by the coding sequence GTGCCCTTCGCCGAAGCCGCAATCGAGCGTCTGCCCGGGTTTATTCAGCCCTATTTGCTGCGCCACCACGAACTGATCAAATTCGCCATCGTCGGCGGAACGACGTTCGTGATCGACTCGGCGATTTTCTACACGCTGAAGCTGACAATTCTGGACTACAAGCCGGTCACCGCGAAGGTCATCGCCGGCATCGTCGCGGTGATCGCGTCCTACGTGTTGAACCGCGAATGGAGCTTCCGCGACCGCGGCGGCCGCGAACGCCACCACGAGGCGCTGCTGTTCTTCGCCTTCAGCGGCGTGGGGGTGCTGCTCTCCATGGCGCCGCTGTGGTTCTCCAGCTACGTCCTGCAGCTGCGGGAGCCCACGGTGTCGCTGACCGTGGAGAACATCGCGGACTTCATCTCGGCCTACGTCATCGGCAACCTGCTGCAGATGGCGTTCCGCTTCTGGGCGTTCCGGCGCTGGGTGTTCCCCGACGAGTTCGCGCGCAACCCCGACAAGGCGCTGGAGTCCGCGCTGACCGCCGGCGGCATCGCCGAGATGCTCGAGGACGAGATCGAGGGCGGCAACGTCACGCCGCTGCGGGCCTGGCGCAACCGGCGCGGCCGGTTGACTCAGCTGGGCGATTCCTCCGAGCCGAGGGTGTCGAAGACTTCGTGA
- a CDS encoding PP2C family protein-serine/threonine phosphatase — MPVRAAATPADWQSLSLLLVEDDRADAVLVEDLIADAVADIRVVWAQSMAHAERELASARPDCVLLDLHLPDASGMDALDRIAKRDATVPIVVLTGLNDEFFGASAVAAGAQDYLVKGRVEPEMLRRALLYAIERKRAELIAADLHATRLRARENALLERGLLPSPLLLDNPGVDIVARYRPSREDALLCGDFYDVVQTPDRVVHVLIGDVAGHGPHEAALGAALRIAFRALTFAGVHGVELMRQLERVLHSERTGTGVFATVLSLEIPPDSPRIRAIRAGHPGMLLQRDGTVEWVEPPGGPALGLRADDWPLHEMDLPAGHGLLLLTDGLFEGYAGQGARRLGEEGLLELARSHANRPGPEFVDALIDGAQRLAQPQGGLTDDIAVLRVERTTR, encoded by the coding sequence ATGCCCGTGCGCGCTGCAGCGACCCCGGCGGATTGGCAGTCGTTGTCGTTGCTGTTGGTCGAGGACGACCGCGCCGATGCGGTCCTGGTGGAAGACCTGATCGCCGACGCGGTCGCCGACATCCGGGTGGTGTGGGCGCAGTCGATGGCCCACGCCGAGCGCGAGCTGGCCTCCGCCCGGCCCGACTGCGTGCTGCTGGACCTGCACCTGCCCGACGCCAGCGGCATGGACGCGCTGGATCGCATCGCCAAGCGCGATGCCACCGTTCCGATCGTTGTGCTGACCGGCTTGAACGACGAGTTCTTCGGGGCCTCCGCGGTCGCGGCCGGCGCCCAGGACTACCTGGTCAAGGGCCGCGTCGAGCCCGAGATGCTGCGGCGCGCGCTGCTGTACGCGATCGAGCGCAAGCGCGCCGAGCTGATCGCCGCCGACCTGCACGCGACCCGGCTGCGGGCCCGCGAGAATGCGCTGCTGGAGCGCGGGCTGCTGCCCTCCCCGCTGCTGCTGGACAACCCGGGCGTCGACATCGTCGCCCGGTACCGGCCGAGCCGCGAGGACGCGCTGCTGTGCGGGGACTTCTACGACGTGGTGCAGACGCCCGACCGGGTCGTCCACGTCCTGATCGGCGACGTCGCCGGGCACGGGCCGCACGAGGCCGCCCTGGGCGCGGCGCTGCGGATCGCCTTTCGCGCGCTCACCTTCGCCGGCGTGCACGGGGTGGAACTGATGCGGCAGCTCGAGCGGGTGCTGCACTCCGAACGAACGGGCACAGGGGTTTTCGCGACCGTGCTCAGTCTGGAGATCCCGCCCGACAGCCCGCGCATCAGAGCCATCCGGGCCGGCCATCCCGGGATGCTGTTACAGCGTGACGGCACCGTGGAATGGGTGGAGCCGCCGGGGGGGCCGGCGCTGGGCCTGCGCGCCGACGACTGGCCGCTGCACGAGATGGATCTGCCGGCGGGGCACGGCCTGCTGCTGCTGACCGACGGGCTGTTCGAGGGATATGCGGGGCAGGGCGCCCGCCGCCTCGGCGAGGAGGGCCTGCTCGAGCTGGCCCGCTCGCACGCGAACCGGCCGGGGCCGGAGTTCGTCGACGCGCTCATCGACGGGGCCCAGCGACTCGCTCAGCCCCAAGGCGGGCTGACCGACGACATCGCCGTGCTGCGGGTCGAAAGGACCACGAGGTGA
- the purE gene encoding 5-(carboxyamino)imidazole ribonucleotide mutase, giving the protein MTSTQAPRVGVIMGSDSDWSVMVDAAEALAEFDIPAEVRVVSAHRTPQVMFDYARGAAERGIEVIIAGAGGAAHLPGMVASATPLPVIGVPVPLARLDGLDSLLSIVQMPAGVPVATVSIGGARNAGLLAVRMLGASDPALRARIVEFQAQLAESVRAKDEALQQRQGKVTDE; this is encoded by the coding sequence ATGACTAGTACTCAGGCGCCTCGCGTCGGGGTGATCATGGGCAGCGACAGCGACTGGTCGGTGATGGTTGACGCCGCGGAGGCGCTGGCCGAATTCGACATACCGGCCGAGGTCCGGGTGGTCTCGGCGCACCGCACGCCCCAGGTCATGTTCGACTACGCGCGCGGGGCGGCCGAGCGTGGCATCGAGGTGATCATCGCCGGCGCCGGCGGCGCCGCACACCTGCCCGGCATGGTCGCGTCCGCGACGCCGCTGCCGGTGATCGGGGTGCCGGTGCCGCTGGCGCGCCTCGACGGCCTGGATTCGTTGCTGTCCATCGTGCAGATGCCGGCGGGCGTCCCGGTGGCCACCGTCTCCATCGGCGGCGCCCGCAACGCGGGCCTGCTCGCCGTGCGCATGCTCGGGGCGTCCGACCCGGCGCTGCGCGCGCGGATCGTCGAGTTCCAAGCCCAGCTGGCCGAGAGCGTGCGGGCCAAGGACGAGGCGCTGCAACAGCGTCAGGGTAAAGTTACCGACGAGTAG
- a CDS encoding PH domain-containing protein → MSYPDNVLAAGEQVIVHRHPHWKRLIWPVVALLLATALASFGSGYLNSTHWGQLAKNVIYGVIWGVWLVIVGWLTLWPFLTWLTTHFVVTNRRVMFRHGVLTRTGIDIPLARINSVEFRDRITERMFRTGTLIIESASQDPLEFYDIPRLRDVHALLYHEVFDTLGSEESPS, encoded by the coding sequence GTGAGCTATCCGGATAACGTCCTGGCCGCCGGCGAGCAGGTGATCGTCCACCGCCACCCGCACTGGAAGCGGCTGATCTGGCCGGTCGTGGCCCTCCTGCTGGCGACGGCGCTGGCGTCGTTCGGCTCCGGCTACCTCAACTCGACGCATTGGGGCCAGCTGGCCAAGAACGTCATCTACGGCGTCATCTGGGGCGTCTGGCTGGTGATCGTCGGCTGGCTGACGTTGTGGCCGTTCCTGACCTGGCTGACCACACACTTCGTCGTGACGAACCGGCGGGTGATGTTTCGGCACGGGGTGCTGACCCGCACCGGAATAGACATCCCGCTGGCGCGGATCAACAGCGTGGAATTCCGCGACCGGATTACCGAGCGGATGTTTCGCACGGGGACGCTGATCATCGAATCGGCGTCACAAGATCCATTGGAGTTCTACGACATTCCGCGGCTGCGCGATGTGCACGCGCTGCTGTATCACGAAGTCTTCGACACCCTCGGCTCGGAGGAATCGCCCAGCTGA
- a CDS encoding acyl-CoA carboxylase subunit beta: MTSVTDHTAEPAAEHTIDIHTTAGKLAELHKRREESLHPVGEEAVEKVHAKGKLTARERILALLDEDSFVELDALARHRSKNFGLEHNRPLGDGVITGYGTIDGRDVCIFSQDATVFGGSLGEVYGEKIVKVQELAIKTGRPLIGINDGAGARIQEGVVSLGLYSKIFRNNILASGVIPQISLIMGAAAGGHVYSPALTDFVVMVDQTSQMFITGPDVIKTVTGEDVTMEELGGAHTHMAKSGTLHYVASGEQDAFDWVRDLLSYLPPNNATDAPRYAVPIPEGAIEDNLTEEDLELDTLIPDSANQPYDMHEVITRILDDDEFLEIQNGYATNIIVGFGRIEGRPVGIVANQPTQFAGCLDINASEKAARFVRTCDCFNIPIIMLVDVPGFLPGTGQEYNGIIRRGAKLLFAYGEATVPKITVITRKAYGGAYCVMGSKDMGCDVNIAWPTAQIAVMGASGAVGFVYRKQLAEAAREGNDVDALRLELQQEYEDTLVNPYVAAERGYVDAVIPPSHTRGYIGTALRLLERKISHLPPKKHGNIPL; encoded by the coding sequence ATGACAAGCGTTACCGACCACACCGCGGAGCCGGCCGCCGAGCACACCATCGACATCCACACCACCGCAGGCAAGCTGGCCGAACTGCACAAGCGCCGGGAAGAGTCGCTGCACCCGGTGGGCGAAGAGGCGGTCGAGAAGGTGCACGCCAAGGGCAAGCTGACCGCCCGCGAGCGCATCCTCGCCCTGCTGGACGAGGACTCGTTCGTCGAGCTCGACGCGCTGGCGCGGCACCGCAGCAAGAACTTCGGCCTCGAGCACAACCGCCCGCTCGGCGACGGCGTGATCACCGGCTACGGCACCATCGACGGCCGCGACGTGTGCATCTTCAGCCAGGACGCCACGGTGTTCGGCGGGAGCCTCGGCGAGGTGTACGGCGAGAAGATCGTCAAGGTGCAGGAGCTGGCGATCAAGACCGGCCGCCCGCTGATCGGCATCAACGACGGCGCCGGCGCGCGGATCCAGGAGGGCGTGGTCTCGCTCGGCCTGTACAGCAAAATCTTCCGCAACAACATCCTGGCCTCGGGCGTGATCCCGCAGATCTCGCTGATCATGGGTGCCGCCGCCGGCGGGCACGTCTACTCCCCCGCCCTGACCGACTTCGTCGTGATGGTCGACCAGACCAGCCAGATGTTCATCACCGGGCCGGACGTCATCAAGACCGTCACCGGCGAGGACGTCACGATGGAAGAGCTCGGCGGCGCCCACACCCACATGGCCAAGTCGGGCACCCTGCACTACGTCGCCTCCGGCGAGCAGGACGCCTTCGACTGGGTGCGCGACCTGCTGAGCTACCTGCCGCCCAACAACGCCACCGACGCCCCGCGCTACGCCGTGCCCATCCCCGAGGGCGCGATCGAGGACAACCTCACCGAGGAGGACCTCGAGCTGGACACGTTGATCCCGGACTCGGCCAACCAGCCCTACGACATGCACGAGGTGATCACCCGCATCCTCGACGATGACGAGTTCCTGGAAATCCAGAACGGCTACGCCACCAACATCATCGTCGGGTTCGGCCGCATCGAGGGCCGGCCGGTCGGCATCGTGGCCAATCAGCCCACGCAGTTCGCCGGCTGCCTGGACATCAACGCCTCGGAGAAGGCGGCCCGGTTCGTCCGGACCTGCGACTGCTTCAACATCCCGATCATCATGCTGGTGGACGTCCCGGGCTTCCTGCCGGGCACCGGCCAGGAATACAACGGCATCATCCGGCGCGGCGCCAAGCTGCTGTTCGCCTACGGCGAGGCCACCGTCCCGAAGATCACCGTGATCACCCGCAAGGCCTACGGCGGCGCGTACTGCGTCATGGGCTCCAAGGACATGGGCTGCGACGTCAACATCGCCTGGCCGACCGCGCAGATCGCGGTGATGGGCGCCTCCGGCGCCGTCGGCTTCGTCTACCGCAAGCAGCTGGCCGAGGCGGCCAGGGAGGGCAACGACGTCGACGCGCTGCGGCTGGAGCTGCAGCAGGAGTACGAGGACACCTTGGTCAACCCCTACGTAGCCGCCGAGCGCGGTTACGTCGACGCGGTGATCCCGCCGTCGCACACCCGCGGCTACATCGGCACGGCGCTGCGGCTGCTGGAACGCAAGATCTCGCACCTGCCCCCCAAGAAGCACGGGAACATTCCGCTGTGA
- a CDS encoding sensor histidine kinase gives MGVMVLAGALIGAALLNRTDEMTRQLVDNIQPARVAAFQMQAALRDQETGIRGYLIAGDRQFLTPYYDGQHAEQVAAEEIRRRLSQRPDLVVDLVAIEDAAADWRASYAEPVIATVMPNGKNVTSKPSAERGKNEFDHLRTLFDRQNANLSAARTTAADELKHTDAWRNRVLGAMVLLFFVTAGLLGFLVRDTVARPLAALAAACRRITQGSFDQSITPPRRPKDVRDMAIDVENMRKRMVEELEVSRSAQAQLDEQAAELRRSNAELEQFAYVASHDLQEPLRKVASFCQLLERRYGDKLDERGIEYIGFAVDGAKRMQALINDLLTFSRVGRLGTTETDVNIDATLDSALANLALAIEESEAEIVRPDALPHIKGDPMLLTMLWQNLIGNAVKFRHKDRRPRVVVECAPGTGNQSGEWLITLSDNGIGIPAEFADKVFVIFQRLHGREVYAGTGVGLALVKKIVEHHGGTIRIDTSRTEGTRFEFTLPMAGPEPDPDADASRPAALEGAHE, from the coding sequence ATGGGCGTGATGGTGCTGGCCGGTGCGTTGATCGGCGCGGCGCTGCTGAACCGCACGGACGAGATGACGCGACAGCTCGTCGACAACATCCAGCCGGCGCGCGTGGCGGCCTTCCAGATGCAGGCCGCGTTGCGCGACCAGGAGACCGGAATCCGTGGCTACCTGATCGCCGGGGACCGGCAATTCCTCACGCCGTACTACGACGGGCAGCACGCCGAACAGGTGGCGGCGGAAGAGATCCGGCGCCGCCTGAGCCAGCGTCCCGACCTCGTCGTCGACCTGGTGGCGATCGAGGACGCCGCGGCCGACTGGCGGGCGAGCTACGCCGAACCGGTCATCGCCACGGTGATGCCCAACGGCAAGAACGTCACAAGCAAACCGTCGGCGGAGCGCGGAAAGAACGAGTTCGACCATCTGCGAACGCTTTTCGATCGGCAGAACGCGAACCTGTCCGCGGCCCGGACGACCGCCGCCGACGAACTCAAACACACCGACGCCTGGCGCAACCGGGTGCTCGGCGCCATGGTGTTGCTGTTCTTCGTCACCGCCGGGCTGCTGGGCTTCCTGGTCCGGGACACGGTCGCCCGTCCGCTCGCGGCGCTGGCCGCGGCGTGCCGCCGGATCACCCAGGGCAGCTTCGACCAGAGCATCACACCGCCGAGGCGGCCCAAGGACGTTCGCGACATGGCGATCGACGTGGAGAACATGCGCAAACGGATGGTCGAGGAGCTCGAGGTGTCGCGTTCGGCCCAGGCGCAACTGGACGAGCAGGCGGCCGAATTGCGCCGGTCCAACGCCGAACTCGAGCAGTTCGCCTACGTCGCGTCGCACGACCTGCAGGAGCCGCTGCGCAAGGTCGCCTCCTTCTGTCAGCTGCTGGAGCGTCGCTACGGCGACAAGCTCGACGAGCGCGGCATCGAATACATCGGGTTCGCGGTCGACGGGGCCAAGCGGATGCAGGCGCTGATCAACGACCTGCTTACCTTCTCGCGCGTCGGCCGGCTGGGCACCACGGAAACCGACGTGAACATCGACGCGACGCTGGATTCGGCGCTGGCCAACCTGGCCCTCGCGATCGAGGAGTCGGAGGCCGAGATCGTGCGCCCCGACGCCCTGCCGCATATCAAGGGCGATCCGATGCTGCTGACGATGCTGTGGCAGAACCTCATCGGCAACGCGGTGAAGTTCCGGCACAAGGATCGCCGGCCCCGCGTCGTCGTCGAGTGCGCGCCGGGCACCGGCAATCAAAGCGGCGAATGGCTGATCACCTTGTCGGACAACGGCATCGGCATCCCGGCGGAATTCGCCGACAAGGTCTTCGTCATCTTCCAGCGCCTGCACGGCCGCGAGGTGTACGCCGGGACCGGCGTCGGCCTCGCGCTGGTCAAGAAGATCGTCGAACACCATGGCGGCACCATTCGGATCGACACGTCCCGCACCGAGGGAACGCGGTTCGAGTTCACCCTGCCCATGGCCGGGCCCGAGCCCGACCCGGACGCGGACGCGTCACGCCCAGCCGCTTTGGAAGGAGCGCATGAATGA